In the Leptospira terpstrae serovar Hualin str. LT 11-33 = ATCC 700639 genome, TTTTTGCCCGAAGTAACAACTATGTATCCGGAAACAAAAACTCCAATTCAATTGAGTATTCCTGCGTTACAAAAGAACCTTTGTGGGCGGACTAGGCCCGGACATTTTGAAGGGGTTCTACAAATTGTCTCAAAATTATTTCATTTAACAGAACCGAACAAAACTTTTTTTGGTTTAAAAGACTACCAACAGTTTCGAGTGATATCTGCTATGGTAGAGAATTTAAATTTTCCATTAGAAGTGATCGGAGTTCCGACTCGTCGTGAAGAAGATGGACTTGCCATGAGTTCACGTAACGTCCGTTTGTCTAACAAGGAAAGGGAAACTGCAAGTTTAATTCCTCGGATGTTTGCCCTTGCCAAAAAAACAATTCATTCAGGAGAAAGAGATATAAATCTTTGGAAAGAAATTTTGAGAGATTTTCTACTAACTGGAGATTCTCTTCGTATTGACTACTTAGAAGTTGTAGACCCAATAGGATTAGAACCCAAAGATAAATTAGAGGGCGAGGTATTGCTAGCAATTGCTGTATTTGTTGGGGATGTCCGCCTCATTGACAATCAAATCATACAAATTCCGAATTAATCATTCATGTCAAAAGAAATCGAAGATCGTAAATTTAATCCTAAACAAGTATTCGCAGAATCGAAAAATTCATTAATCAATTTAAGTGGAATTCCGGAGTCGGCACATTCGTTTGTTACAAGTTCTCTCTATGAAACACTCCAAAGTGATTCGACTTTTCTTGTTGTCCTTCCTACAAACCAAGACGCAGAAAGTTTTTCTCGTGAACTTTTAAGTTTTCTTCCCCAAGATGAAATTTTCTATTTTCCCGGGCCTGAGAATATTCCTTATGAATATACCAAGTGGCAGATGGAATGGAAGAGGGACCGAATTCTTACAATCAATCGAATCCTTTCAGGAAATCGATCTTTAGTGGTTACATCCGTATCTGCACTTTTACGTAAACTCCCTGTTAAAGAAAGTTTAAAAGGAAAATCAATTACCTTAAAATTAGGTAAAGATTTTCCTCTGGACCAATTACTTTCTGAACTAGTGAATTTAGGATACCATAGAGAAGAGGTTTGTGAACAGTTTGGCCACTTTAGTTTAAAGGGTGGAATTTTAGATATTTACACTCCCTATTTGTCAAATCCAGTCAGGATCGATTTTTTTGGTGATACTGTGGATGAAATCCGAACCTTTGATCCCAACACTCAAAAATCCATTGCTAAAATTGGCGAAATTATCATTACTGCAGCTAATGAAACTATAGTTAGCCGAGAGGAAAAAGAAAAGTATCAAGAAACATTAGAAATTCATAACGAAAAACGTCTACCCATTGACTCTGAACTGGAAATCATCGAAGAACATTTACCACTAGTCCGAATACACGAAGGTTTTTTGAAATTTTTTACTAAAAAACCAATTCTTATCTTTCCCCGATTTTATGATACGAAGGAACGTTCCTATGGAATGGAGAGAGAATACAATACGCTCTATGAGAAAAAAAAGGAAGAATCTTTGTGTTTAAAGCCAGAGGAATTACTTTCCTTTGGGGAAGAATGGAATACCCTCACTTCCGAAGAAACACCGGGAATACGCTTTTCTCTTTTGCCCGACAACCAAAGAAATTTCTCTTACGAACCAATTACAGAGGTTAGGGGGTTTCGGGGAAAAATCAGGGAAGCTAAGGAACATTTTTTAGAATTACTTAGCGAAGATCCCAAAAATAAAATTTTTATCACTTCGTCATTCTCTGCCCAAATGCTGCGACTGAAAGGTTTGTTTTCAGATGGTGAGCTAGAAACAGTTCATTCTGATTCCGAAGAACCAACACCACTCCCACTGAACAACGTGAAGCCGGGAATTCATCTAGTAATTTCAGATCTAAAAAAGGGATTTCATATACTTGATGACCATGTTTATATTTTCACTGATAATGATTTGTTTGGTCGTCAATACAAACGTAAAACCCGGTATAAAAAACAAGCATCACAAATGATTGAATCTTTCATTGATTTGAAAGAAGGCGATTATGTGGTTCATGTCAATCATGGAGTGGGTCGGTTTGTCAAAATTGAAAGAACCAAGGCCGATGGAAAAGAAAGGGATTTTTTAAAATTAGAATATGCGGGTGGGGACAGTTTATTTGTTCCTCTTGACCAAATTTCTTTAGTTCAAAAATACATAGGTGGAACGGATTCTCCAAAACTAGATACGCTAGGAAAAAATTCTTGGAAAAAGGCAAAAGATAGAGTTCAAGAATCAGTAGACAAACTTGCCGAAGAACTGGTGTTACTCTATTCGAATCGCCTAAAATTAAATGGATTTGCTTTCCCACCAGATACTATCTGGCAGGAGGAATTTGAAGCAGCTTTTGAATTTGAAGAAACCCCAGACCAAATTTCTGCTATCGAAGCTGTAAAACAGGATTTGGAATCAATAAGACCCATGGACCGTTTGGTTTGCGGTGACGTAGGTTATGGAAAAACGGAAGTGGCCATTCGTGCTGCATTTAAAGTAATTATGGCGGGAAAACAGGTGATGCTTCTCACTCCCACCACCATCTTATCGTTACAACATTTTAATACATTTAAATCGAGATACGAAAACTACCCAATCAAAATCGCCTTTGTATCTAGGTTCCGAACTCCAGCAGAAATTAGAGAAGATTTAAAGAATTTTTCCGAAGGAAAAATTGATATGCTCATCGGAACACATGCCATTTTGTCCTCGAAGGTAAAACCAAAAAATTTGGGACTACTGATTATTGATGAAGAACAGAAGTTTGGTGTTACTCATAAGGAAGCGATTAAAAAGTTTAAAACCTTGGTAGATGTATTAACACTCACGGCAACTCCGATTCCCCGAACCTTGCACATGGCACTTACGGGAATTCGAGAACTTTCGATCATTTCCACAGCACCAAAAAATAGACAAAGTGTCGAAACTTATGTTTTAGAGGAAGACGATACTCTCATCCAGGAAGCCATTCGAAAGGAAATTGAAAGAGGGGGACAGGTTTTTTATCTTTACAACCGTGTGGAATCTATTGAAGAAGAGGCGGCTTACATCCGTTCCTTGGTTCCTGAAATTTCTGTGGGAATCCTTCATGGGCAATTGACGGAAGATGAAATTGAAGAAACTCTTGTGGATTTTTACGAACGAAAGTATGATATTTTGGTCACAACCACCATCATTGAATCGGGTATTGATATGCCTAATGTCAATACTCTCATTGTCAAACGAGCCGATATGTTTGGTCTTTCTCAATTGTACCAGATTCGAGGTCGTGTGGGTAGGTCGGATAGAAAGGCTTATGCCTATATGTTTTATCCTTCGAAAAAATTAATGACTGAACTTGCTGAAAAAAGGTTAAATACGATATTCGAATACCAAGAGTTAGGTTCTGGTTTTAAAGTTGCCATGCGAGATTTAGAGATTCGTGGAGCAGGGAACCTTCTCGGAAAAGAACAATCGGGCGATATTATGGAAGTTGGTTTTGACCTTTATGTAAAAATGTTAGAAGAGGCAATTTCGCGGATTAAAGGGGAAGAAGTGCGTGTCGAAGTAAGGACAGCAGTCAATTTAAAAACAAACTTCTATCTACCTGATGATTATATTCCCGATACAAAACAGAAAATTGAATTTTACAAACGGTTTGAAGGTTCGGCAAACTTGGACGAAATTGAGGAACTATCTTTGGAAATGGAAGACCGATTTGGAGAATTACCACAAATTGCGAAAACATTTGTGGAATTAGAAAAAATCCGAACCCTTGCCTCCAACTTAGGTTTCGAATTTGTTACGGAAAAACCAGAGGAAATCCTCTTCAAATGTGGAACTTATTTCCGCGGAAATCCAGACCGAGTGATCCAAGCAATGGCAAAATTTAAAGGCCTAATGATTTCCCCGCAAGAGCCATCTGTATTACGTTATACGATTCCGGAGCGAGAAGATCTGCAAAAAATCAAAAAATTGCTTTCTCTATTGGAATTTTTGGCCGCCTAATAATTAGGCAATAGAATCAAGTCCTAGTGCGTAAAAAAAGATAGACATTGCGGGAATTCACGAAACCATCATCACAAATCCTTTCAGGCACTAAAATAATATGACTAAAATCCTTCCTTTATTTGTTTTTTTGGCATCCCTTTTCCTCGTTCAGTGTTCGGACTCATCCCCGGTCATCGAAACTTTGGATAACCATAAAATTACCGTAAAAGACTTTGAAGCGGCTTACGATACGGCACTTGATTCCATCAGCCGATTGCAAAATATCGAAAAAAAGACCCTTCTTGAGTTTATAGAAAAAGATATCAACGAAGTTCCACAAAATTTCCAAGATTTGAACTACCAACTCCAAAAGAAAAATTTCTACCAAACATACCGTCAGATGATTATGACTCGTCTTGTAGCTGAGAAAAATGGTTATATTTCTCGTCCAGATGTTGCTGAAGTGATCAAACAAGTAGAAATGCAAACGATCGCTCAGATGTACGTTTCAGAACAAGTCGAAAAGAAAATTCAAATCACTGATGAACAAGCAAAAGCTGAATGTGAAAGACTTCGTGGAATGGACAGAAATATTGCAAACCTAACCATTGATAAATGTCTTACTTTCGCAAAGGCACAAATCAAACAATTGCAAACCAGAGAACAGCTTCCTTTAGTTGTTGAGAGAATTAAAGAAGAAGTGACGATCAAACGTAACGATAAATTCGACTTGGATGCATACCTTGCTCCAAAGAAAAAAGTGGAAGAACCTGCCAACCAACAAAAATAAGTCGGAATGGACAATACTTTAAATGCGTTTCTCCGTGGCATCATCGAAGCTGCCACGGAATTCCTACCAGTTTCCTCAACGGGACATCTTTTCCTCTTTAGTTACTTTTTCCCTTTTGAAAACCTAAAAGTTGATCATGAATCCTTTGAGGATTTATTTGATATTTTTATTCAGACAGGTGCAATTCTATCCGTAGTCGTTTTATACTTTCAACTTTTATGGAAACATACAAAGTCGGCAGTTCTCTTTATCACCAAAAAAGCAGATGATCAATCTGGGTTTTCATTTTACCGCAATTTGTTAGTCGGTATCCTACCCATTCTAATTTTAGGATTTGTATTTAAAAATAGTTTAGACCAAATCAAAATGCGAACTGACTTACTTCTAATTCTTGGATCTTCCTGGTTAGTGGGTGGTCTTGTTATGGTTTTTGTTGAGATGAAACACTATGATGAAAGTGAAGGAAAGTTGATTGGAATGAAAGAGTCAATTTTTGTTGGATTTTTCCAATGTTTTGCTTTGATTCCCGGTGTTTCGCGTTCCGCTGCTACCATCATTACGGCAAGGATTCTTGGTGTTTCCAAAAAAGATTCTGCTGAGTTTTCTTTTTTTCTAGCAATTCCCGTTTTGACTTTGGCTGGAATTTATAAATTATACAAACACCGCTCCATATTAAATTCAGAAACCATCGGTTTGTTGCTTTTTGGAAGTATTGTATCTTTTGTGATCTGTTATTTTATCATTCGATTATTTATGGCTTTTATCCGTCGTAGGAGTTTTCTATCTTTTGGAATCTATAGAATTCTACTCGGTATTTTAGTTATCCTATACTTTGTTCGTGGTTAAAGAATTCTAAATAGAATTCCTTTTTGTCTATATTTTTCGTTTTATCAAGCAGAGTCATGAGTAACTTTGTGTTCTGCTTGTAGAGTTTATTTCGTAGAAATAAACGTTCACACCAAATCACAGCTTCCTGAATTTGCCCATTTTTATACAAAGCTCTAGCAGTCATATAGAGATAGTCTTCTTGCATTGGATTTTCTTTTGATGCAAGTTTTAGATGTTCAATCGCTTCATTCCAATTCTTTAATTGATAATTTAACTTACCTGCAAGAGCTAAAAAAGACGGATGGGAAAATTGATTGAGAAGAGGAATTAACTGGGTTAAGGCTTCCGTGTATTTCCCTTGTTTTGACTTGGT is a window encoding:
- a CDS encoding lipoprotein LipL31, translated to MTKILPLFVFLASLFLVQCSDSSPVIETLDNHKITVKDFEAAYDTALDSISRLQNIEKKTLLEFIEKDINEVPQNFQDLNYQLQKKNFYQTYRQMIMTRLVAEKNGYISRPDVAEVIKQVEMQTIAQMYVSEQVEKKIQITDEQAKAECERLRGMDRNIANLTIDKCLTFAKAQIKQLQTREQLPLVVERIKEEVTIKRNDKFDLDAYLAPKKKVEEPANQQK
- the panC gene encoding pantoate--beta-alanine ligase, which produces MKVVSKISELKNQIGEWKAAKYSIGFCPTMGSLHAGHMDLVEASKKETDKTILSIFVNPTQFNDPKDFHQYPVNTEIDLMLCESKGVDLVFLPEVTTMYPETKTPIQLSIPALQKNLCGRTRPGHFEGVLQIVSKLFHLTEPNKTFFGLKDYQQFRVISAMVENLNFPLEVIGVPTRREEDGLAMSSRNVRLSNKERETASLIPRMFALAKKTIHSGERDINLWKEILRDFLLTGDSLRIDYLEVVDPIGLEPKDKLEGEVLLAIAVFVGDVRLIDNQIIQIPN
- a CDS encoding undecaprenyl-diphosphate phosphatase produces the protein MDNTLNAFLRGIIEAATEFLPVSSTGHLFLFSYFFPFENLKVDHESFEDLFDIFIQTGAILSVVVLYFQLLWKHTKSAVLFITKKADDQSGFSFYRNLLVGILPILILGFVFKNSLDQIKMRTDLLLILGSSWLVGGLVMVFVEMKHYDESEGKLIGMKESIFVGFFQCFALIPGVSRSAATIITARILGVSKKDSAEFSFFLAIPVLTLAGIYKLYKHRSILNSETIGLLLFGSIVSFVICYFIIRLFMAFIRRRSFLSFGIYRILLGILVILYFVRG
- the mfd gene encoding transcription-repair coupling factor, translating into MSKEIEDRKFNPKQVFAESKNSLINLSGIPESAHSFVTSSLYETLQSDSTFLVVLPTNQDAESFSRELLSFLPQDEIFYFPGPENIPYEYTKWQMEWKRDRILTINRILSGNRSLVVTSVSALLRKLPVKESLKGKSITLKLGKDFPLDQLLSELVNLGYHREEVCEQFGHFSLKGGILDIYTPYLSNPVRIDFFGDTVDEIRTFDPNTQKSIAKIGEIIITAANETIVSREEKEKYQETLEIHNEKRLPIDSELEIIEEHLPLVRIHEGFLKFFTKKPILIFPRFYDTKERSYGMEREYNTLYEKKKEESLCLKPEELLSFGEEWNTLTSEETPGIRFSLLPDNQRNFSYEPITEVRGFRGKIREAKEHFLELLSEDPKNKIFITSSFSAQMLRLKGLFSDGELETVHSDSEEPTPLPLNNVKPGIHLVISDLKKGFHILDDHVYIFTDNDLFGRQYKRKTRYKKQASQMIESFIDLKEGDYVVHVNHGVGRFVKIERTKADGKERDFLKLEYAGGDSLFVPLDQISLVQKYIGGTDSPKLDTLGKNSWKKAKDRVQESVDKLAEELVLLYSNRLKLNGFAFPPDTIWQEEFEAAFEFEETPDQISAIEAVKQDLESIRPMDRLVCGDVGYGKTEVAIRAAFKVIMAGKQVMLLTPTTILSLQHFNTFKSRYENYPIKIAFVSRFRTPAEIREDLKNFSEGKIDMLIGTHAILSSKVKPKNLGLLIIDEEQKFGVTHKEAIKKFKTLVDVLTLTATPIPRTLHMALTGIRELSIISTAPKNRQSVETYVLEEDDTLIQEAIRKEIERGGQVFYLYNRVESIEEEAAYIRSLVPEISVGILHGQLTEDEIEETLVDFYERKYDILVTTTIIESGIDMPNVNTLIVKRADMFGLSQLYQIRGRVGRSDRKAYAYMFYPSKKLMTELAEKRLNTIFEYQELGSGFKVAMRDLEIRGAGNLLGKEQSGDIMEVGFDLYVKMLEEAISRIKGEEVRVEVRTAVNLKTNFYLPDDYIPDTKQKIEFYKRFEGSANLDEIEELSLEMEDRFGELPQIAKTFVELEKIRTLASNLGFEFVTEKPEEILFKCGTYFRGNPDRVIQAMAKFKGLMISPQEPSVLRYTIPEREDLQKIKKLLSLLEFLAA